The Corynebacterium occultum sequence GACTGCGGCCTTACGATCCGGTGACTGAGCAGATGCAGCCGAAGGTAGACATCATGGGCGCTGCTCGGCGGCTGGTGGACATCAGCGATGGTGGTGCGCACCGCAACCTGCTCCACCATGCGGTCCTCATCCAAGGTGATCAACGAGAGCATCTGGTGGCTCAGGTGCTGGGCCCCGAGCCGTTCAGTGCCGCTGGTGAGTCCGGAACCGTCAACCAGCTCGGGTGCCGGGAACCAGGTGTCCAACACTGTGCCGTCAATGGAGATATTTGCGATACCGATGCCCTGGGCGCCCTGTGTGCTCATAATTTTCATTCTACGGTGGTCCCGTGCCCAGGTCATTTTGTAGTCTGGGCAGGTGAGCGAATCAACAATCCTGGATTTCAGCGACCCCGTCACACTGGCGGCGGCACTGGTCGATATCCCCAGCCCCTCCCACCACGAAACTGAGCTTGCCGACGCCCTGGAACCTGCCCTCCGGGCCATCCCCGGCGTGCAGGTCCACCGCCACGGCAACACCCTCCTTGCCCGCACCCGGCGCGGCCTGGGGGAGCGGGTGATCCTGGCGGGGCACATCGACACCGTGCCCATCGTCGACAACCTGCCGCACCGCCTGGTGGATGGGGTGCTCCACGGCTGCGGCAGTGTGGACATGAAATCCGGCCTGGCGGTCTACCTCCACACCTTCTGGCTCCTGGCCAATGATCCGGGGCTCAACCGGGATCTGACATTGATCGCCTATGAGGGGGAGGAGGTCTCCACCGAGTTCAATGGGCTCGGCCACATTGAAGCGGATCTGCCGGAATGGTTGGTGGGTGATATTGCCTTGCTCGGTGAGCCCAGTGGGGCGATCATTGAGGCAGGTTGCCAGGGAACCCTCCGGTTGCGCATCACCGCCCGGGGGGAAAGGGCCCACTCCGCCCGCGCCTGGCTGGGGGAGAATGCCGCCCATAAACTCGCCCCCGTGCTCACCCGCATCGCCGCCTACCAGCCCCGCAGTGTGAAGATCGATGAGTGTGAGTACCGCGAGGGGTTGAATGTGGTGCACCTGGAATCCGGGGTGACCACCAACACCATCCCGGATGAGGCCTGGCTCTTCCTCAACTTCCGTTTCGCCCCGGACCGCAGTGTGGCGGGGGCGGAGGCGCATCTTCGGGAGGTGCTCGATTTCGCGGGTCTGGAGGTTGAGATTGACGACGCCGCGCCGGGGGCCCTCCCTGGGCTGGGCTCACCCCCTGCCCAGGAACTGCTTTCCGCCGTCGGGGGTCGTTTCCGCGCCAAATACGGGTGGACGGATGTGGCACGCTTCGCTGCCCGCGGGATACCGGCCCTGAATTTTGGCCCGGGTGACCCCAATTTCGCGCATAAGAAGGATGAGCAGTGTCCGGTGTGGATGATCACCGGGGTGGTGCAGACCTTGCGGGCATGGCTCACCTGATCTGGTACACCCGTACCAACCTCTCTTCAGCGGAATCCGGGGAAAAGGGTTAACTTCGACACATGGCTCCTAATATCACCCCCTCGCCCGATAAGCGCAAACTCCGCGGCCCGATGCTGCTGCGTACCGAGGGCGACCAGGAATCGACCTATGATCAGCGGCTCTTCGAACTCGGTAGTGACCATGACTGGTTGCATGCCGATCCCTGGCGCATCCTGCGTATCCAGGGTGAATTCGTGGCTGGTTTCGATGCGCTGGCTGGTCTGCCCAAGGCAGTCTGTGTCTTTGGTTCCGCCCGTATCAAGGAGGGTGAGCCCTGGTATGAGGCGGGTGTGGAGGTCGGACGCAAGCTGGTTGCGGCCGACTACGCCGTCATCACCGGTGGTGGCCCGGGGCTGATGGAGGCCCCGAACCGGGGTGCCTATGAGGCGGATGGTCTTTCCGTCGGTCTGGGTATTGAGCTGCCTCATGAGCAGGGTCTGAATGACTGGGTGGATCTCGGTCTGAACTTCCGTTATTTCTTTGCCCGCAAGACCATGTTCCTGAAGTATTCGGAGGCCTTCGTCTGTCTCCCCGGTGGTTTCGGCACTCTCGATGAGCTCTTCGAGATGCTGGTCATGGTGCAGACCAAGAAGGTCAACAATTTCCCGATCGTGCTCCTGGGCACCGAGTTCTGGGCGGGCCTGGTGGACTGGATCCGCGGCCGCCTGGTCGATGACGGGATGATTTCTCCTGGGGACACGGATCTCTTCCTGCTCACCGACTCGGTGGACGAGGCTGTTGAGCATATCGTGGAGCACCACAAGAATCTCCGGGAAAACCTTAAGAAGGGGCAGTACTAGCTCTTGTCAGATATCTGCCTTCCGGCGGTGATGGGCATCCTCAACCGAACCCCGGATTCCTTCTACGACCAGGGTGCCACCTTCGCCGACACCGCTGCACTCCAGCGTGTCGATGAGATCATTGCCGAGGGTGCCAGCATCATTGATATCGGGGGTGTCAAGGCCGGCCCCGGCTCTGAGGTTGATGCCGCGGAGGAGATTGACCGGGTGGTGCCGATCATCGCCGCCGTCCATGAGCGTCACCCCGGGGTGCGGATCTCGGTGGACACCTGGCGGGCCGATGTTGCGGCGGAGGCGATCAAGGCCGGTGCCGGGCTGATCAATGACACCTGGGCCGGATATGATCCGGAGCTCATGGAGGTCGCCGGTCAGTACCACGTGGGCTATGTCTGTTCACACACCGGGGGTATCACCCCCCGTTCCCGTCCCCATCGCGCCCATTTCGATGATGTTGTCGCCGATGTCATCCGGGAAACCACCGCGCTGGCTGAAAGAGCGGTGGACTGTGGGGTCCCCGAGGAATTGATCTTCATTGACCCCACCCATGATTTCGGGAAGAATACCTTTCATGGTCTGGAGTTGCTGCGCCGCATTGATGAGCTGGTGGCCACCGGTTGGCCGGTGCTGATGGCCCTGTCGAATAAGGATTTCGTGGGGGAGACCGTGGGGCGCCCCGTCCGGGAGCGGGTCGCCGGAACCCTGGCGGCCACCGCCTGGGCCGCCGCCCGGGGGGTTGCCGCCTTCCGGGTGCACAATGTCGCCGACACCATCGATGTGCTGCGGATGACCGCTGCGATTCAGGGTAAGGCCGCCCCGCTGCACACCGTCCGGGGCATGGCATGAGTATTTCCGTCATCATCCCCGCCCTCAACGAGGAAGCCACCGTCGCCGCGGTGGTGGAGGCGATGTTGGCCGATGCCCCCGCCGAGGTTCTGGTGATTGACGCTGACTCCGTCGACGGGACCGCAGCGGAAGCTGAAGCAGCCGGGGCCCGGGTTCTCAATTGGCGTGAGATCCTCCCGTTGGAACCCTGGCCGGGTAAGGGGGAATCCCTCTGGCGGGGGGTGGCCGCCGCACGTGGGGAGGTGGTGGTCTTCATCGATGCGGACCTGACCCGCCCGGTGCCCGGGATGGTCAATGCCCTGGCAGCACCCTTTCAGGACCCGGCTATCCACCTGGTCAAGGCTGATTATCGACGTAGCTACCAGGGGCAACCCAATGGCGGGGGGCGGGTCACTGAGCTGACCGCCAAACCTCTGCTGCGACTGCTCTTCCCGGCGTTGGGTGGCGTCAATCAACCCCTGGCGGGGGAGTACGCCCTACGACGTTCCACCGCCCTCGACCTGCCTTTCGTCCACGGTTACGGGGTGGAGGCAGGGCTGCTTATCGACGTCATGCAGCGCCACGGCCCCGCCGCCATCGCCCAGGTGGACCTGGGGTTGCGGCACCACCGCAACCGCCCCTTGGCGGAACTGGGACCCATGGCCGAGGTCGTGGCCGCCACCATCCTGGCCCGTGCCGGTCAGGGGGAGATCAGGGAGCGTCCCGCCCTCTCCGCTATTCTCGATCCATTGATCTAAAGTCCTGAAAGGCTTCCTAGTGCTCACCTGGATTTTTCTTATTCTGGCGCTGATCGTGCTGACAGTGCTCTTCACTTGGATCTTCGGCACCCTCTTCGGGCGCGGGGAGATTCTGCCGCCGGCAGATGAAGGCGAGGACGTGATCCAGCGCAACCGGGAGTGCTTGGCGGTGCGGGATCTCGATGGTCTGAGTTTTGATGTGGTGCCGCGTGGTTACCGCCCGGATCAGGTGGAGGCGCTGATCAGGGACCTGAAAAAGCAGCTCGCCAACCAGGGTGGAAATCACCCCGAAATCCTTGTCGAAGAAAGAAACGACCTTTAGTTTCAGAAAAAAGACTAAACTGGATAGAGTAGTCATTCAGTTTTAGGTAAGGAGCTAGGATCTTATGGCAGCGATGAAGCCCCGGACCGGTAGTGGCCCGATGGAAGCGGTAGTGGAAAGCCGCAAGATTGTCATGCGGATCCCTTCCGACGGTGGTGGACGACTCGTCGTCGAACTGACCAAGGAAGAGGCCGCTGAACTGGGTTCCCTGCTCAGCGAGGTTTCCGCATAATCAAGGCATAATCAGGCAAATTAATAAGAATCAGATGGCGCCGAACCCGAATCCGGGTTCGGCGCCATCTGCGCTACCATGGGGAGGTTATTGCCCCCACCCGTTAAGGAAGTGGTGCTTGAATGCTCTCCGACATCATTGACGTCCTCGCCGACCCGATCGACGGCACCCCGCTGTCCGGCGCCGATGACTTCTCCCGCCTGGTCTCCGAATCCGGACACAGCTATGACGTGGCCAAACAGGGCTATATCACGCTCGCCGGGGGTGCCGGACTGCGCTACACCGGGGATGATACCGCGATGGTCAACTCCCGTGAGGTCTTTCTTTCCCGGGGTCATTTCGCTCCCTTTGTGGAAGCGGTCTCCATGGCGGTCAATGATGTGCTCGAAGATGCCGGTGTCCCGGATAACGCCCATCCGGTGATCTGTGAGATCGGAGCCGGCACCGGCTACTACCTCGCCCACACCCTCGATGATGTGCATGGTGCCCGCGGGGTGGGCATCGACGTCTCCGTGGCAGCTGCCAAGCACCTCGCCAAGTGCCACCCCAAGGTCGGTGCCGTGGTGGCTGACGCCTGGGCCCGCCTGCCCCTGCGGGATGAGTCCGTAGATGCCATCACCGTCATCTTCGCCCCCCGCAACCCCGCCGAGTTCGCCAGGGTGCTCAAGCCCGGCGGTGAGGTGATCGTGCTGACCGCCGATGCCGGTCACCTGGCTGAACTACGCGAACCCCTCGGCATCATCGATGTCGAGGAGGGCAAGGTGAAGCGGATGATCGCGCAGGCGGAAGGCCACTTGGTGCCGGTGGGGGAGTCCTGGCCGGTGGAGTTCGAGATGAATCTGGACCAGGATTCCATCACCACCCAGATCGGCATGAGCCCCTCGGCCCGCCATATTGATCCGGCGGACCTGAAGGAGCGGATCCTCGCGCTGCCGCCGAGTATGAAGGTCACGGCGCGCGCGATGATCACCCGCCTGGCAAAGGTCTAACGGACCACACCCTCATAGGTGTCATCCTCACCGAAGTTGTTCTCCGTCTCATAGTCGGGAAGCTCGGAGGAGTCATAGGAGCGGGGGAAACGCTCATAGCAGCGGATGATCTCGCTTCCGTCTTCGGCGAGGGCGTTGAACTCCCGGCAGCCACCCGGAATATAGACTCGGCTGGACATGGCGATCGCCCCACCATCCGCGAAGACCTCCACCGTGGAGCCGTCCACGAAGATTGAGAGCGAGTCGGTGTCCCCCTCGGCCAGTGGGGCCTGGGCCAGGTGATCACCCTCGTGGTGGGGGTTCATGGAGCGGTCCAGGGTAAGCAGATCACCCTGGTGGGTGACTACTGCAGCGACCTTGCCCGCGGCGTCGATAAGCTCCACCCGCAGCGAGCTCCCGGTGGGAATCTCGCAGAGCCCGGTCCAGGAGGCCGCGGAAATGGACTGCGGGATCTGATCGGGCAGCCCCTGGGGCGGAGTCTGGTAGATCAGGCCATTCTGCAAGGTCAGGATACGGGGGAAGGAAAGACAGTTCACCCAGCCTTCCTCCCGCAGGCTCAGATGCCCGGACTCATCATCGAAACGGCCCACCCCATTCATCAGGCCGAAGAGGGAACCGCTGAGGTAGAGCTGATCTTCGGGGACGGTGCCCGGGGTGTAGTTGGTGATGCGCGGCCTGGTGAAGTCATGGCCGAAGTCAATGCGGCTGAAGGGGGTGTGTACCTCGAACTCCGCGCCCTGCAGACGACCCACCAGATAACCGGAGATGTCGATGCCCTCATGTTCGATGGTGACCATGAGGATGTCGTAGATCTCACCGTCGACCTCATCCTGCAGGCGGATCAGGCGGGGGCTGACCAGCGGTAGATCCGCGGCCAGGCCGGTGTCTCCCTGGAAGGTCAACGGGCCCAGGATCTCCCATTCCTGAGCATCGGTGGAGGTCAGCATGACCAGCTGCGGGGCAGTCTGGGAACCACTGACCGCCAGCATCAGCCAGCCACGGTGTCCGTCCGTGCGGTCATGTTCAGCGACCCAGTCCGGCACCACACAGGGAGAACGGAAGCTGGTGAAACCATCGCGGTCACCGAGGACCTCACCGATCCGGCGGACATGGGGGTCCACGCGCAGATCATCAGAGACCTCCTCCATGGTGGCCTCCAAGTCGTCGATCCGCGCCAGATGCACCGCGGTGCCGTCCTCGGTGACGGAGGTGAAGTAGAGGTTGACCCCGCCATCAACCGCCAGCACCGCACCGGCCCGCACCAGAGTCTCCTCACCTTCCGGGGCGATGACATCCTCACAGACCTCCCACTCGAAAGGGGAACCCTCGGACATTTGGTGGGCCCAGCGGGCCGGGGCATCCGGGGTTGGTCGGTACTGGTGGAAGAGGTGCCAGGTGTCTCCGTCGAGCAGCGCCCCGGCGGGGGCATCCAGAATCCCGTTCTCGGGGGTGACATGAAGTTCCGGCCGGTGAGAGATTATTGCCATTGTTACTTCTGCATCCTTTGCGTTTTCGACATTTAACTCCGAGCGTAATGAGAAAACCCCGGGGCTGCAGAAAGCTGCGAACCCCGGGGTGGAAGGTCTGGATCTAGAGCAGAGAACGGTAGATGTCCACCGTCTGCTGGGCGATGGTGGCCCAGGAGAAATCATTCACCGCACGTTGCCGACCAGCCTCACCGAAAGTCCTGGCACGCTCCTTATCGGCGACCATGGCGTTGACCCCGGCGGCGATATCACGTTCGAAGCCCTCCGGGTCCGACTCCTCATAGTGGACCAGGGTGCCGGTCTTGCCGTCCAGGACGACCTCTGGGATGCCACCCACATCAGAGGCGACGACAGCGGTGCCGCAGGCCATGGCCTCAAGGTTCACGATGCCCAGCGGTTCATAGATGGAGGGGCAGACGAAGGTGTCGGCCGCGGTGAGGATCTCCTGGATGCCCTGTTTGTCCAGCATCTCCTGCACCCAGAAGATACCCTCACGCTGAGCCTGCAGCTCTTCCACCAGGGCCTTGGTGTGGGCGGCGATCTCCGGGGTGTCCGGGGCGCCGGCGCAGAGCACCAGCTGCACACCCTCATCGAAGTGTGCGGCGGCCTTGATCAGGTGCTCCACACCCTTCTGGCGGGTGATGCGGCCGACGAAGGCGACGATCGGGCGGTTCGGATCCACACCCAACTTGCTGAGGACGGAGTCCTCGGCAGCCTCGAAAGTGGGGCGAGGGGCCCAGAGCTCGGTGTCGATGCCGTTGAGGACCACATGCACGCGATCCGCGTCGATCCGGGGGTAGGCCTCGAGAATGGAGTCCTTCATCCGGGCAGAAACCGCGATGACCGCGTCCGCATACTCCATGGCATTGCGCTCCGACCAGGAGGAGACCTCATAGCCGCCACCGAGCTGCTCGCGCTTCCAGGGGCGGTGCGGCTCCAGGGAGTGGGCAGTGGCGATATGGGGGATGCCGTGCAGCTTGCCCGCCAGGTGGCCACCCAGCCCGGCGTACCAGGTATGGGAGTGGACGACCTCTGCCTCAGCAGCGGCCTCCGCCATGCGCAGGCCGGTGGAAAGGGTCTTGATCGCGGGGTTTGCGTTCTCCAGGGCCGGATCGACACCGTGGACGTACACCCCCTCAGCATCCCGGGGGGCACCCATGCAGTGGACGTCAACCTGGGTGATCTCCCGCATGAAGCGGGTCAGTTCGGTGACATGGACGCCGGCGCCACCGTAAACCTCCGGCGGGTATTCTCTGCTCATCATCGCGACTCTCATGTGAACGAGATTAACCCTTGGTGAGGGGTGTCGCCGAGGTTTTCGGGGGTGAGGGGGGTCTCTTCAGGGGTCGAATCTGTGACTTTCCACGGCAGAACTCGCTCAAACCTAATAGGTTGTGGGGTGTGAGAAGCCATGCGAATGTTTTAGCCATTGTTCTTGCCGGTGGAGAAGGTAAACGACTCTTCCCGTTGACTGCGGATCGTGCCAAACCGGCCGTTCCCTTCGGCGGTGCCTACCGGCTCATCGATTTCGTGCTGTCGAATCTGGCGAATGCCGGATTCCTCAAGATTGCGGTGTTGACGCAGTACAAGTCACACTCTCTTGACCGGCACATTTCGCAGTCGTGGCAGCTCTCCGGTCCCACCAGTCAGTACATTGCCTCGGTTCCGGCGCAGCAGCGCCTGGGCAAGCGCTGGTACATGGGTTCCGCTGACGCCCTGCTGCAGTCCCTCAACCTCATCTATGATGAAAAGCCCGAGTATGTGATCGTCTTCGGCGCCGACCATGTGTACCGCATGGATCCGGGCCAGATGCTCGATGATCACATCGCCTCCGGCAAGACCGCCACCGTGGCCGGTATCCGTGTCCCCCGCGCAGAGGCGACCGCCTTCGGTTGCATCCAGTCCGAGGCGGACGGCACCATCACCGAGTTCCTGGAGAAGCCGGCCGACCCGCCGAGCACCCCGGATGACCCGGAGGTCACCTTCGCCTCCATGGGCAACTACATCTTCACCACCGAAGCGCTGATCGAGGCGTTGAAGGCCGATGAGGAGAATCCGGATTCTGACCATGACATGGGCGGTGACATCATCCCCTGGTTCGTCGACCGTGGGGAGGCCAACGTCTATGACTTCTCCGCCAACACCGTCCCGGGCGATACCGACCGGGACCGCGGTTACTGGCGTGACGTGGGCACCATCGACTCCTACTACGAAGCTCACATGGACCTGATCAGCGTCCACCCGATCTTCAACCTCTACAACGCGAAGTGGCCGATCCACTCCACCGACACGAATAACCTGCCCCCGGCGAAGTTCGTCCAGGGTGGCATCGCACAATCCTCCATGGTGTCGGCTGGTTCGATCATCTCCGGTGGCACCGTCCGCAACTCGGTGCTCTCCTCGGACGTCTACATCGAAGAGGGCGCCACTGTTGAGGGTTCGGTCCTGCTGCCGGGCGTGCGCGTCGGCCGTGGCGCGGTGGTCCGCCACGCCATCCTCGACAAGAACGTAGTGGTCCGGGAAGGCGAGATCATCGGTGTCGATCGCGTCCGCGATGAGTCCCGTTTCAAGATCAGTGCCGGCGGCGTCGTTGTCGTAGCCAAGAACAGCGTGGTCGGGGAGTAGTAACCCCGCCCTACGATGGATCAGAAAAATTCCCCCTGGGTTATCCAGGGGGAATTTTTTATGGGCGGCGGCTGATCAGCATCATGCCGGCACCGAGGGGGAGCCGGGTGATCAGGGCATCCTCGAGGGTGTCAACGTATTCCAGGGCCTCACGGACCGCTACGGTGGCCCGGTCCTTGCGGGACTCATCGGCCAGGGTGCCGTCGAGCAGGACATCGGGAAGCACCAGCACGCCCCCGGGGGAGAGCAGCGGCCAGGCGGTCTTGACCAGGGCGTTCAGATCCAGCGGGGAAACCTCGCCGTAGACCAGCTGGTAGGACCCATGCGCCAGCCGGCCCATCACATCCAGGGGGCGGGAAGGCAGGAAACGGACCCGGGAGGGGGAGAAGCCAGCCGCCCGGAAGATCTGCTTCGCCTGGCGCTGATGTTCCACCTCAGGGTCGATGCAGGTCAGCATGCCATTGCTGCCGAGCCCCTTGAGCAGGTAAAGGCCGACCACGCTGGCCGCCGGGGTCACCGCAATGGCCCCGGCCGACTTCTCGGAGGCAGCGGCCGCGGTGAGGGTGCTCAGGAGTTGCCCGGTGACCTCATCAGGAGTCGTCAGCCCGAATTCCTCGGCGTCGCGGCGGGCGGCGTCGAGGACCTCATCACCGGGGATGGTCGATTCGATGTAGGTAAGCAGTGCGTCAAATGCCGTGTCAGTCACAATTAAGAGTCTAGCCAGGGTCGGCAGGGCTGTGAGCAGGGGCTCGCCCCAAAAGTCCCGGTTGTGACTGGTGTGAAAACTGAGGTTTGGGATAAAGACTTCATAAAAGCTCCCCGAATCGAGCTGAACCCCCAAGCTCACAGCGAATTTTCAGACCATAATATGGAGTTCTCCAGCATGGCCGTGTTGAATGGAGTTCATGAAGAAGAAGGCACGCACCGCTGAGGCCGCCGAAGTCCAGCCCCCCGCCGTTCCCCACGGGGATGGTGAGGAACAGCTGAGCGGAACCGCCGCCTTCGACGCCGGACAAGGTGACATGCCCTCCTGGTCAGCGCTGGTGCAGGAGCACGCCGACAGCGTCTACCGTCTCGCCTTCCGACTCTCCGGAAACCAGCATGATGCCGAGGATCTCACCCAGGAAACCTTCATGCGGGTCTTCCGCTCCCTCAAGAGCTACCAGGCCGGCACTTTCGAGGGTTGGCTGCACCGCATCACCACGAACCTCTTCCTTGACATGGTCCGACACCGCAACAAGATCCGCATGGAGGCCCTCCCGGAGGATTATGAACGGGTCCCGGGCAATGAGGCCACCCCGGAGCAGGCCTTCACCATCGCGAACCTGGACCCGGTGCTGCAGTCCGCGCTGGACCAGCTCAGCCCGGACTTCCGCGTCGCAGTCGTGCTCTGTGATGTGGTCGGTATGAGTTATGACGAGATCGCCGACACCGTGGGCGTGAAGATGGGAACGGTGCGCAGTCGCATCCACCGCGGCCGCAGCCAGCTGCGTTCCGCCCTGGAAGCTGCCGCCGAAACCAATGAGGATGTCCAGATCCTGCTCCCGACCCGTTAAAGAAAGTGGGCGTATCCTAGCGGGGAGAGAGAAAGAAGGAGGTTGGCTTCCAAAGTGATGGAGTCGAAGCAACGGGTTAAAGCGAAGGGCAAGAGGTTCGCTTCGGTGGATCATCTGGGCCCGGAAGCTCTCGCCGCGTATGTGGATGAAGAGCTGTCGGCGGGAGCCACCCACCGTGCCAGGGTCCACCTGGTGCACTGTCCTGAATGCCGTGCCGAGGTCAGGCGCCAGCAGGGGGCTGCTGAGGCCATCCGGGAATCCAACGGTTTCCACCAGCTACGCGCTCCCAGTGATTTGATGGCCAAGCTCGCCGGAATCGAGAAGTCCTGCCCGGAGGGGCCGGGGGCAGAGGGTGGCGTCTGCGAACCGGAGAGTCTCCTGGATAAGATCGACATCATGGTTCGGCTGGTGCGTCGCCGTCAGGGCTGACGCTTTGCTCACAGTTCCAGTCGCTGGGCGGGCGTTCCGGCCCGCCTGATACTAAGGTGAATGTGTGTTTGACAATATTGGTTGGGTCGAGATCTTCACCATTGTGGTCATTGGTTTGATCATCATCGGCCCGGAGAAGCTTCCCGACGTGATCAAGGATGTCCGCGCGGCCATTTTCGCGGCCCGCCGTGCCATCTCCAATGCCCGTGCCGAACTCGACGGCGAGTTCGGTGAGGAATTCAACCAATTCCGGGAGCCGATCAACAAGGTCGCCCACTATGGGCGCATGGGCCCCAAGGCAGCCATCACCAAGGCGCTCTTCGATGATGACCAGGAGTTCATGGACTCCTTCGACCCGAAGAAGATCATGGAGGGTGACACCGCAGGCAAAGCCGCGCGTGCCGCCCAGCAGCCCCAGGTGGAGCAGGTACCCCGCCCACCCAGTCAGGATCGCAGCGCCCAGACCATCGCCGAGAACACCTCCAAGAAGGAGGGTAGGGAAGAACCCCGCGGCGGCTTCTCCTGGGCGGACATCACCTAAGACAGACATCACCTAGCTGACACCGCGATAAAAAGAACGGACTCCCTCAGGGGAGCCCGTTCTTTTTCCTGGCTGTTGTATCAGTGGCGGGTGACGCCCAGCCCCAGGGGTTTGCCGGCGATGGAGCTGCGGCGCACCATCAGCTTGTCGACGATGGTGTTGATGGCCTGGGCAGTGGGGGAGCCCGGCTCGGAGATGACGATCGGGGAGCCATCGTCGCCGTGCTCCCGCAGCTTCGGATCCAGCGGGACCTGGCCCAGCAGCGGTACCTCGCTGCCGGTCAGGGTGGACAGCCGCTCCGCGACGATCTCGCCGCCACCGCTGCCGAAGATCTCCATGGTGGAGCCATCGGGCATGACCATGGCACCCATGTTCTCGATCACGCCGGCCACCCGCTGGCGGGTCTGCTGGCTGATGGTGCCGGCACGCTCCGCCACCTGGGCGGCCGCAGCCTGCGGAGTGGTCACGATCAACAGCTCGGCATTGGGAACCAGCTGGGCCACGGAGATGGCGACATCACCGGTGCCCGGGGGCAGGTCCAGGAAGAGGAAGTCCAGGTCGCCCCAGAAGACATCGGAGAGGAACTGCTGGATGGCGCGGTGCAGCATCGGGCCACGCCACACGACGGGGGCGTTGCCCTCCACGAAGTGGGCGATGGAGATGACCTTCACATTGTGGGCGATCGGCGGCATGATCATGTCGTCGACCTGGTGGGGGTTATCCTCATTGCCGAGCATGCCCGGCACACTGTGGCCGTAGATGTCGGCGTCGAGAATGCCGACCCGCAGGCCGCGGGCAGCCAGGGCGGTGGCCAGGTTGACGGTCATGGAGGACTTGCCGACGCCGCCCTTACCGGAGGCCACGGCATAGACCCGGGTGGTGGAGCCGGGCTGCGCGAAGGGGATCTCCGGCTGGGCGGCATCACCGCGCAGGGAGGTGCGCAGCTCACGACGCTGCTGATCACTCATCACGTCGGTGGTCACGCTGACCTTGCCGACGCCCTCGAGTTCCTCGACCGCGGCCTGGGTATTGGTGGTCAGGGTGTTCTTCATCGGACAAGCGGCGATGGTGAGGTAAATCTCCACCGCGACATCATCGCCGTCCACGGCAATGGACTTGACCATGCCGAGTTCAGTGATGGGCTTACCGATCTCTGGATCCTCTACGCGGGACAGCGCGCTGCGGACAGCGGATTCAGTTACTTGAGACATCACCAATTCATACTAGTACTTCATTTTCTGAAGTCATCGTCAGCTACATCACCCTGGGTGGGTTCACGTAGCTCAGCGTGGCTGTCGATGCGGTCCGCAGACTCATCATCCAGCTTCGCCTCGATCCGTTCCATCAGGCTGC is a genomic window containing:
- the dapE gene encoding succinyl-diaminopimelate desuccinylase; translation: MLDFSDPVTLAAALVDIPSPSHHETELADALEPALRAIPGVQVHRHGNTLLARTRRGLGERVILAGHIDTVPIVDNLPHRLVDGVLHGCGSVDMKSGLAVYLHTFWLLANDPGLNRDLTLIAYEGEEVSTEFNGLGHIEADLPEWLVGDIALLGEPSGAIIEAGCQGTLRLRITARGERAHSARAWLGENAAHKLAPVLTRIAAYQPRSVKIDECEYREGLNVVHLESGVTTNTIPDEAWLFLNFRFAPDRSVAGAEAHLREVLDFAGLEVEIDDAAPGALPGLGSPPAQELLSAVGGRFRAKYGWTDVARFAARGIPALNFGPGDPNFAHKKDEQCPVWMITGVVQTLRAWLT
- a CDS encoding LOG family protein → MAPNITPSPDKRKLRGPMLLRTEGDQESTYDQRLFELGSDHDWLHADPWRILRIQGEFVAGFDALAGLPKAVCVFGSARIKEGEPWYEAGVEVGRKLVAADYAVITGGGPGLMEAPNRGAYEADGLSVGLGIELPHEQGLNDWVDLGLNFRYFFARKTMFLKYSEAFVCLPGGFGTLDELFEMLVMVQTKKVNNFPIVLLGTEFWAGLVDWIRGRLVDDGMISPGDTDLFLLTDSVDEAVEHIVEHHKNLRENLKKGQY
- the folP gene encoding dihydropteroate synthase, which produces MGILNRTPDSFYDQGATFADTAALQRVDEIIAEGASIIDIGGVKAGPGSEVDAAEEIDRVVPIIAAVHERHPGVRISVDTWRADVAAEAIKAGAGLINDTWAGYDPELMEVAGQYHVGYVCSHTGGITPRSRPHRAHFDDVVADVIRETTALAERAVDCGVPEELIFIDPTHDFGKNTFHGLELLRRIDELVATGWPVLMALSNKDFVGETVGRPVRERVAGTLAATAWAAARGVAAFRVHNVADTIDVLRMTAAIQGKAAPLHTVRGMA
- a CDS encoding glucosyl-3-phosphoglycerate synthase, with translation MSISVIIPALNEEATVAAVVEAMLADAPAEVLVIDADSVDGTAAEAEAAGARVLNWREILPLEPWPGKGESLWRGVAAARGEVVVFIDADLTRPVPGMVNALAAPFQDPAIHLVKADYRRSYQGQPNGGGRVTELTAKPLLRLLFPALGGVNQPLAGEYALRRSTALDLPFVHGYGVEAGLLIDVMQRHGPAAIAQVDLGLRHHRNRPLAELGPMAEVVAATILARAGQGEIRERPALSAILDPLI
- a CDS encoding cell division protein DivIVA, coding for MLTWIFLILALIVLTVLFTWIFGTLFGRGEILPPADEGEDVIQRNRECLAVRDLDGLSFDVVPRGYRPDQVEALIRDLKKQLANQGGNHPEILVEERNDL
- a CDS encoding DUF3117 domain-containing protein; its protein translation is MAAMKPRTGSGPMEAVVESRKIVMRIPSDGGGRLVVELTKEEAAELGSLLSEVSA
- a CDS encoding methyltransferase domain-containing protein, giving the protein MLSDIIDVLADPIDGTPLSGADDFSRLVSESGHSYDVAKQGYITLAGGAGLRYTGDDTAMVNSREVFLSRGHFAPFVEAVSMAVNDVLEDAGVPDNAHPVICEIGAGTGYYLAHTLDDVHGARGVGIDVSVAAAKHLAKCHPKVGAVVADAWARLPLRDESVDAITVIFAPRNPAEFARVLKPGGEVIVLTADAGHLAELREPLGIIDVEEGKVKRMIAQAEGHLVPVGESWPVEFEMNLDQDSITTQIGMSPSARHIDPADLKERILALPPSMKVTARAMITRLAKV
- a CDS encoding GH32 C-terminal domain-containing protein — encoded protein: MSHRPELHVTPENGILDAPAGALLDGDTWHLFHQYRPTPDAPARWAHQMSEGSPFEWEVCEDVIAPEGEETLVRAGAVLAVDGGVNLYFTSVTEDGTAVHLARIDDLEATMEEVSDDLRVDPHVRRIGEVLGDRDGFTSFRSPCVVPDWVAEHDRTDGHRGWLMLAVSGSQTAPQLVMLTSTDAQEWEILGPLTFQGDTGLAADLPLVSPRLIRLQDEVDGEIYDILMVTIEHEGIDISGYLVGRLQGAEFEVHTPFSRIDFGHDFTRPRITNYTPGTVPEDQLYLSGSLFGLMNGVGRFDDESGHLSLREEGWVNCLSFPRILTLQNGLIYQTPPQGLPDQIPQSISAASWTGLCEIPTGSSLRVELIDAAGKVAAVVTHQGDLLTLDRSMNPHHEGDHLAQAPLAEGDTDSLSIFVDGSTVEVFADGGAIAMSSRVYIPGGCREFNALAEDGSEIIRCYERFPRSYDSSELPDYETENNFGEDDTYEGVVR